One window from the genome of Pantoea cypripedii encodes:
- the garD gene encoding galactarate dehydratase encodes MNRPLSEKPLYIKVHDSDNVAIVVNNQGLPAGTRFADGLQLIEHVPQGHKVALVDIPEQGAIVRYGEVIGYALRAIAQGSWIEESLVALPEAPPLASLPLANNVPADLPPLEGYTFEGYRNADGSVGTRNLLGITTSVHCVAGVVDYVVQIIERDLLPRYPNVDGVVALNHLYGCGVAINAPAAVVPIRTIHNLALNPNFGGEVMIVSLGCEKLQPERLLTGTPDVQAISLDDHDIVRLQDERLVGFGAMVDEILQVAERHLKRLNQRQRETCPASELVIGTQCGGSDAFSGVTANPAVGFASDLLVRCGATVMFSEVTEVRDAIHLLTPRVVDEAVGKRLLEEMAWYDNYLSMGQTDRSANPSPGNKKGGLANVVEKALGSIAKSGRSPIVEVLSPGQRPTKRGLIYAATPASDFVCGTQQMASGITLQVFTTGRGTPYGLAAIPVIKMATRSALAERWHDLMDINAGTIATGEESIEQVGWRLFELILAIASGRKQTWSDRWGIRNQLAVFNPAPVT; translated from the coding sequence ATGAACCGACCTCTAAGCGAGAAACCGCTTTATATCAAAGTACACGATAGCGACAACGTCGCCATTGTGGTCAATAACCAGGGGCTGCCGGCTGGCACCCGCTTTGCAGACGGTCTGCAATTGATTGAGCATGTACCCCAGGGCCATAAAGTGGCACTGGTGGATATCCCTGAGCAGGGCGCGATTGTGCGTTACGGTGAAGTCATCGGCTATGCCTTGCGCGCCATTGCCCAGGGCAGCTGGATCGAAGAATCACTGGTGGCGCTGCCTGAAGCACCGCCGCTCGCCAGCCTGCCGCTGGCAAACAATGTTCCGGCGGATTTGCCTCCGCTGGAAGGTTACACCTTCGAGGGCTATCGCAATGCCGATGGCAGCGTCGGGACACGTAACTTACTGGGCATTACCACCAGCGTGCACTGCGTTGCCGGGGTGGTGGATTATGTGGTGCAGATTATCGAACGCGACCTGCTGCCCCGTTATCCTAATGTCGATGGCGTGGTGGCGCTCAACCACCTTTATGGTTGCGGGGTGGCGATTAACGCTCCGGCGGCTGTGGTGCCGATTCGCACCATTCATAACCTGGCGCTGAACCCCAATTTTGGCGGCGAGGTGATGATCGTCAGTCTCGGCTGCGAAAAACTACAGCCTGAACGCCTGCTGACCGGTACGCCCGATGTTCAGGCCATCTCGCTCGATGACCACGATATTGTGCGTTTGCAGGATGAACGGCTGGTGGGCTTTGGCGCGATGGTGGATGAGATTTTACAGGTTGCCGAACGCCATCTGAAACGACTTAATCAGCGCCAGCGTGAAACCTGCCCGGCATCAGAACTGGTGATAGGTACGCAGTGTGGCGGGAGCGATGCGTTTTCTGGCGTCACCGCCAACCCGGCGGTGGGTTTTGCCTCTGACTTACTGGTGCGTTGTGGTGCGACAGTGATGTTTTCCGAAGTCACCGAAGTGCGCGATGCCATCCATCTGCTGACGCCACGTGTTGTCGATGAGGCGGTAGGTAAGCGACTGCTGGAAGAGATGGCCTGGTATGATAACTACCTGAGCATGGGACAAACCGACCGTAGCGCCAATCCCTCTCCCGGCAATAAAAAAGGCGGGTTGGCAAATGTAGTGGAAAAAGCGCTGGGTTCGATTGCGAAATCCGGCCGCAGCCCAATTGTTGAGGTTTTGTCGCCTGGTCAGCGTCCCACCAAACGCGGTTTGATCTATGCCGCGACCCCGGCCAGCGACTTTGTCTGTGGTACCCAGCAGATGGCCTCCGGCATTACCTTGCAGGTGTTTACTACGGGCCGTGGCACGCCTTATGGCCTGGCGGCGATTCCGGTCATCAAGATGGCAACGCGCAGCGCCCTTGCTGAGCGCTGGCATGACCTGATGGATATCAATGCGGGCACTATCGCCACCGGTGAGGAGAGTATTGAGCAGGTTGGCTGGCGGTTGTTTGAACTGATTCTGGCGATTGCCAGCGGTCGCAAACAAACCTGGTCTGACCGCTGGGGGATCCGTAATCAGCTGGCGGTGTTTAATCCAGCCCCGGTGACGTGA
- a CDS encoding flavodoxin: MAKIGIFVGTVYGNALLVAEEAEPVLQAQGHEVKVFEDPSLAQWQDYQQDVVLIITSTTGQGDFPDSIAGLYHAVKDQLGYQPELRYGVIALGDSSYDNFCGAGKTFDALLQEQSAKRVGDVLTVDATEDPEPESVTTPWVESWGKLL, translated from the coding sequence ATGGCAAAGATTGGCATTTTTGTAGGTACGGTTTACGGCAATGCGTTGCTGGTGGCGGAAGAAGCAGAGCCGGTGTTGCAGGCACAGGGCCATGAGGTCAAGGTCTTTGAAGATCCCTCGCTGGCGCAATGGCAGGATTACCAACAGGATGTGGTGCTGATCATCACCTCAACCACCGGGCAGGGTGATTTCCCTGACAGCATCGCCGGGCTTTATCACGCGGTAAAAGATCAGCTCGGCTATCAGCCGGAACTGCGTTATGGCGTGATTGCCCTGGGCGACAGTAGCTACGATAACTTCTGCGGTGCGGGTAAGACTTTTGATGCCTTGCTGCAGGAGCAGAGTGCCAAACGCGTTGGCGATGTGTTAACCGTGGATGCGACGGAAGATCCAGAGCCGGAATCCGTGACCACACCGTGGGTAGAAAGCTGGGGTAAGCTGTTGTAA
- the truC gene encoding tRNA pseudouridine(65) synthase TruC: MLEIIYQDEWLVAVNKPAGWLVHRSWLDRKEKVVVMQTVRDQIGQHVFTAHRLDRPTSGVLLMGLSSEVGRLLSQQFEQHQISKTYHAVLRGWLSESGTLDYPLMEELDKIADKFATEPREPQPALTDYQLLAHVEMPVAISRYATSRYSLVEMQPRTGRKHQLRRHMAHLRHPIIGDTTHGDLRQNRGAATHFGLDRLMLHASALSLNHPVTGEPLVIRAGLDAVWQQMFHQFGWQEQIPDVPRVEFADEAVQDKPTE, translated from the coding sequence ATGCTGGAAATTATTTATCAGGATGAGTGGCTGGTTGCCGTCAATAAACCTGCCGGGTGGTTGGTGCACCGCAGCTGGCTCGATCGCAAAGAAAAAGTGGTGGTGATGCAGACGGTGCGAGACCAGATTGGTCAGCATGTCTTCACTGCACACCGTCTGGATCGTCCCACCTCCGGCGTATTGCTGATGGGGCTGTCGAGTGAGGTGGGCCGTCTGCTGTCCCAGCAGTTTGAGCAGCACCAAATCAGCAAAACCTACCATGCGGTGTTACGAGGATGGCTAAGCGAAAGCGGTACGCTGGATTATCCGCTGATGGAAGAGCTGGATAAAATTGCCGATAAATTCGCCACAGAACCGCGTGAGCCGCAACCGGCACTGACCGATTATCAGCTGCTGGCGCATGTCGAGATGCCGGTGGCGATTAGCCGTTATGCCACTTCGCGCTACAGCCTGGTGGAAATGCAGCCACGCACCGGACGTAAACACCAGCTGCGTCGCCATATGGCACATCTGCGCCACCCCATCATTGGTGACACCACCCACGGTGATCTGCGCCAGAATCGTGGCGCAGCGACGCATTTTGGACTGGATCGTCTGATGCTGCATGCCAGCGCACTGAGCCTCAATCATCCGGTAACGGGTGAGCCGCTGGTGATTCGCGCCGGGCTGGATGCGGTCTGGCAGCAGATGTTCCACCAGTTTGGCTGGCAGGAGCAGATCCCTGATGTTCCCAGGGTTGAGTTTGCCGACGAGGCAGTCCAGGATAAGCCAACAGAATAA
- a CDS encoding YqcC family protein, with protein sequence MSSQQLILQRLQQVEAVMREHDHWQTQSPDAAAFASTQPFCLDTLAPLEWLQWVLIPRMQALIAADAPLPQNFAVAHYFEMALPPTTPGHPMLLLTLSQLDALFTGPSA encoded by the coding sequence ATGTCGTCGCAACAACTTATTTTGCAGCGGCTGCAGCAGGTCGAAGCGGTGATGCGCGAACACGACCACTGGCAGACGCAATCCCCTGATGCGGCAGCCTTTGCCAGCACGCAACCTTTCTGTCTGGATACGCTGGCACCGCTTGAGTGGCTGCAATGGGTGCTGATCCCCCGGATGCAGGCGTTAATTGCCGCTGATGCACCGCTGCCACAAAACTTCGCGGTCGCACATTATTTTGAAATGGCGCTCCCTCCCACCACGCCAGGCCATCCGATGTTGTTGCTGACGTTAAGCCAGCTCGACGCCTTATTTACGGGGCCTTCTGCCTGA
- the syd gene encoding SecY-interacting protein, with protein sequence MMQQTADALRDFTDRYCAQWRQNTGHLPASSELLGVPSPCIQSTLDDRVLWQPQPFTLPPTLAAVERALDIELQPAITAFYTTQFAGDMAARFQQQSITLLQVWSEEDFTRLQENLIGHLVMKRRLKQSPTLFIATTDSEQDVISLCNLTGEVILEHPGSKKREILSPQIQMFLNELQPVSD encoded by the coding sequence ATGATGCAGCAAACCGCGGATGCTCTGCGCGATTTTACCGACCGTTATTGTGCGCAATGGCGGCAGAACACCGGACATTTGCCTGCGAGCAGCGAATTGTTGGGCGTTCCTTCCCCCTGCATCCAGAGCACGCTGGATGATCGTGTATTGTGGCAGCCACAGCCGTTTACCTTACCGCCTACGCTTGCCGCCGTTGAACGCGCACTGGATATTGAACTTCAACCCGCGATCACTGCTTTTTATACCACGCAGTTTGCCGGTGATATGGCCGCTCGTTTTCAGCAGCAATCCATTACTTTGTTACAGGTGTGGAGTGAAGAGGATTTCACGCGGCTGCAGGAGAATTTAATTGGTCATCTGGTGATGAAACGTCGACTGAAGCAAAGTCCGACATTGTTTATCGCTACTACTGATTCTGAGCAGGATGTCATCTCGCTGTGTAATCTTACCGGTGAAGTTATTCTGGAGCATCCTGGCAGTAAAAAACGGGAGATATTGTCCCCTCAAATTCAGATGTTTCTTAATGAATTACAACCGGTTAGCGACTGA
- the queF gene encoding NADPH-dependent 7-cyano-7-deazaguanine reductase QueF (Catalyzes the NADPH-dependent reduction of 7-cyano-7-deazaguanine (preQ0) to 7-aminomethyl-7-deazaguanine (preQ1) in queuosine biosynthesis), with amino-acid sequence MSTEQQDQVLSGLTLGKPTAYVDHYDNSLLQAVPRSLNREPLGLFPENLPFHGADIWTLYELSWLNSKGVPQVAVGEVVLNAASRNLIESKSFKLYLNSFNQTVFADWGEVRQTLERDLSACAEGEVNVALFRISEIEGQPIGHFNGEVIDEQDIEISDYGFNAEYLAQAAGHDIIEETLVSHVLKSNCLITHQPDWGSVMIRYKGPRIDREALLRYLVSFRQHNEFHEQCVERIFNDIQRFCQPEALTVYARYTRRGGLDINPWRSNVPFSPGYSRLVRQ; translated from the coding sequence ATGTCTACTGAACAACAGGATCAGGTTTTAAGTGGCCTGACCTTGGGTAAACCCACAGCGTATGTCGATCATTACGACAATTCCCTGCTGCAGGCGGTGCCACGCAGCCTGAATCGCGAACCGCTGGGGCTGTTTCCCGAGAATCTGCCGTTTCACGGTGCAGATATCTGGACGCTGTATGAACTCTCCTGGCTAAACAGCAAAGGCGTACCGCAGGTGGCGGTAGGCGAAGTGGTTCTCAACGCTGCGAGCCGTAATCTTATCGAGTCAAAGAGCTTTAAGCTCTATCTTAACAGTTTTAATCAGACGGTTTTCGCCGACTGGGGTGAAGTCCGCCAGACACTGGAGCGCGATCTCAGCGCCTGTGCTGAAGGTGAAGTTAATGTGGCGCTGTTCCGCATCAGTGAAATCGAAGGCCAGCCAATCGGCCATTTTAATGGTGAGGTCATCGACGAACAGGATATTGAAATCAGCGATTACGGGTTTAATGCTGAGTACCTCGCCCAGGCCGCAGGTCATGACATCATCGAAGAAACGCTGGTCAGCCATGTTCTGAAATCAAACTGCCTGATCACCCATCAGCCTGACTGGGGTTCAGTGATGATTCGTTACAAAGGCCCGCGTATCGATCGTGAAGCCTTGCTACGTTACCTGGTCTCTTTCCGCCAGCACAACGAGTTCCACGAGCAGTGCGTAGAGCGAATTTTCAATGATATTCAACGCTTTTGTCAGCCAGAAGCCTTAACCGTTTACGCCCGTTATACACGCCGTGGTGGACTGGATATCAACCCCTGGCGCAGCAACGTTCCCTTCTCTCCGGGCTATTCCCGCCTGGTACGCCAGTAA
- the ppnN gene encoding nucleotide 5'-monophosphate nucleosidase PpnN, with product MITHISPLGSMDLLSQLEVDMLKRTASSDLYQLFRNCSLAVLNSGSQTDSSHELLSRFESFDINVLRRERGVKLELINPPEDAFVDGRIIRSLQANLFAVLRDILFVNGQLSAAERFQNLDADDSAHISNLVFSILRNARALHVGEYPNTVVCWGGHSINAVEYQYCRNVGTQLGLRELNICTGCGPGVMEAPMKGAAVGHAQQRYRDSRFIGLTEPSIIAAEPPNPLVNELIIMPDIEKRLEAFVRIAHGIVIFPGGVGTAEELLYLLGILMNPQNSDQVLPLILTGPEESADYFRVLDDFIVSTLGETARKHYKIIIDDAAEVARLMKQAMPQVKEYRRETGDAYSFNWSIRIVPDLQLPFLPTHENMANLNLYTNQPAEKLAADLRRAFSGIVAGNVKEVGIREIREKGPYKLHGDPDIMHRMDELLQGFVAQHRMKLPGTAYIPCYEIIK from the coding sequence TTGATTACTCATATTAGCCCTCTTGGCTCCATGGATCTGCTTTCCCAGTTGGAAGTCGATATGCTGAAGCGCACCGCCAGCAGCGACCTGTACCAGCTGTTTCGCAACTGTTCACTCGCGGTGCTCAATTCAGGTAGTCAGACCGACAGTAGTCATGAACTGCTTTCCCGCTTCGAAAGCTTTGATATCAACGTATTGCGCCGCGAGCGTGGCGTTAAACTTGAACTGATCAACCCGCCCGAAGACGCGTTTGTCGATGGTCGAATCATCCGCTCATTGCAGGCCAACCTGTTTGCCGTATTGCGCGACATCCTGTTTGTAAATGGGCAACTTTCTGCGGCAGAGCGTTTCCAGAACCTGGATGCAGACGATTCAGCCCATATCTCTAATCTGGTCTTTTCGATCCTGCGCAACGCCCGCGCGCTGCATGTAGGTGAATACCCGAATACCGTGGTGTGTTGGGGTGGTCACTCCATTAACGCGGTGGAATACCAGTATTGCCGTAACGTGGGTACGCAACTGGGTTTACGTGAACTGAACATCTGTACCGGCTGTGGGCCAGGCGTGATGGAAGCGCCGATGAAAGGTGCCGCCGTCGGCCATGCCCAACAACGCTACCGTGACAGCCGCTTTATTGGCCTGACCGAACCCTCCATCATTGCTGCTGAGCCACCGAATCCGCTGGTCAACGAACTGATCATCATGCCGGATATCGAAAAACGCCTCGAAGCCTTTGTGCGTATCGCACACGGCATCGTGATTTTCCCGGGTGGCGTCGGTACCGCAGAAGAGTTGTTGTATCTGCTGGGCATTCTGATGAATCCGCAAAACAGCGATCAGGTGCTGCCGCTGATCCTGACCGGCCCAGAGGAAAGCGCCGATTATTTCCGCGTTCTGGATGATTTTATTGTCAGCACGCTGGGCGAAACCGCGCGTAAACATTACAAAATCATCATTGATGATGCCGCCGAAGTGGCGCGTCTGATGAAGCAAGCTATGCCGCAGGTGAAAGAATATCGCCGTGAAACCGGCGATGCCTACAGCTTTAACTGGTCAATTCGTATCGTACCGGATCTGCAACTGCCGTTCCTGCCAACCCACGAAAACATGGCTAACCTGAATCTGTATACCAACCAGCCCGCAGAAAAACTGGCAGCGGATCTACGCCGGGCCTTCTCGGGTATTGTCGCCGGTAACGTGAAAGAAGTGGGCATCCGCGAAATCCGGGAAAAAGGACCGTATAAACTTCACGGCGATCCGGACATCATGCATCGTATGGACGAACTGCTGCAGGGCTTCGTGGCCCAGCACCGCATGAAGCTGCCGGGTACTGCTTACATCCCCTGCTACGAAATCATCAAATAA
- the xni gene encoding flap endonuclease Xni, with product MSFHLLIVDALNLIRRLHAVQGSPCRDACVAALHQLLGHTQPTHVVAVFDSATRQPGWRHALLPDYKAGRPPMPDDLQLEMPAIQQAFQAAGVSCWIADQDEADDLAATLAVKMADAGHQATIVSTDKGYCQLLAPNIRIRDYFQKRWLDVPFIEQEFGVAPAQLVDYWGLCGISSSKIPGVAGIGPKSARELLLQFGSLEAIYQQCDQVPSKWQGKLLAHREMAEICRQVATLKRDLVLQGNLNTLRYSPQ from the coding sequence ATGTCTTTTCATCTTCTTATTGTTGATGCCCTGAACCTGATCCGCCGTTTGCATGCCGTTCAGGGATCGCCATGTCGCGATGCCTGCGTTGCCGCGCTACATCAGTTACTGGGCCATACCCAACCCACCCACGTCGTGGCGGTGTTTGACAGTGCTACACGTCAGCCTGGCTGGCGTCATGCGTTACTGCCGGACTATAAAGCGGGTCGCCCACCGATGCCGGATGATTTGCAGCTGGAAATGCCCGCAATACAGCAGGCATTTCAGGCAGCGGGTGTCAGTTGCTGGATTGCCGATCAGGATGAAGCCGATGATCTGGCCGCCACACTGGCGGTGAAGATGGCGGATGCGGGACATCAGGCTACCATTGTCTCGACTGACAAAGGCTACTGCCAGCTGCTGGCCCCCAACATCCGTATCCGTGATTACTTCCAGAAACGCTGGCTGGATGTGCCTTTTATTGAACAGGAATTTGGCGTAGCTCCTGCGCAATTGGTGGATTACTGGGGGTTGTGCGGTATCAGCAGCAGCAAAATTCCCGGCGTGGCCGGAATCGGCCCCAAAAGCGCACGCGAATTGCTGTTGCAGTTTGGCTCGCTGGAAGCGATTTATCAGCAATGTGATCAGGTGCCGTCGAAATGGCAGGGGAAATTGCTGGCGCACCGTGAAATGGCAGAGATTTGCCGCCAGGTTGCTACGCTGAAACGCGACCTGGTTTTGCAAGGCAATCTCAACACCCTGCGTTACAGCCCTCAATAA
- the rlmM gene encoding 23S rRNA (cytidine(2498)-2'-O)-methyltransferase RlmM — MNKVLLYCRPGFEKECAAEISAKAAEREIYGFPRVKDDAGYVLFECYQQEDAEKLISQLPFAELIFARQMVVVGELLRDLPPDDRISPIVGMLTGVVEKGGELRVEVPDTNEAKELTKFCRKFTVPLRASLRENRILLNYESPKRPVVHVFFIAPGTCYVGYSLPQNNSPFYMGIPRLKFPSDAPSRSTLKLEEAFHVFIPADEWDERLASGMWAVDLGACPGGWTYQLVQRSMMVYAVDNGPMAPSLMDTGQVTHCREDGFRFRPPRSNISWLVCDMVEKPVRVASLMSEWLVNGWCREAIFNLKLPMKKRYEEVTQNLAMIDATLKEQGINAQIQARQLYHDREEVTVHVRRIWAAVGGRRDER, encoded by the coding sequence ATGAATAAAGTTTTACTCTATTGCCGTCCCGGATTTGAGAAAGAGTGTGCGGCAGAGATCAGTGCTAAGGCAGCGGAGCGCGAAATCTATGGTTTCCCGCGAGTAAAAGACGATGCGGGTTACGTGTTGTTTGAGTGCTATCAGCAGGAAGATGCGGAGAAACTGATAAGCCAGCTGCCTTTTGCGGAACTGATTTTTGCCCGTCAGATGGTGGTGGTTGGTGAACTGCTGCGTGATCTGCCGCCGGACGATCGTATTTCCCCGATTGTCGGGATGCTGACCGGTGTTGTAGAAAAGGGCGGCGAGTTGCGTGTGGAAGTACCGGACACCAACGAAGCTAAAGAGCTGACAAAGTTTTGCCGCAAATTTACCGTACCGCTGCGTGCCAGCCTGCGCGAAAATCGTATTTTGCTTAATTATGAAAGCCCGAAACGACCGGTGGTCCACGTGTTCTTTATTGCACCGGGCACCTGCTATGTTGGCTATTCATTACCGCAAAATAACTCCCCATTTTATATGGGTATTCCGCGGCTAAAATTCCCGTCAGATGCGCCCAGCCGCTCCACCCTGAAGCTGGAAGAGGCGTTCCACGTCTTTATCCCGGCAGATGAATGGGATGAGCGCCTGGCCAGCGGCATGTGGGCGGTAGACCTGGGGGCTTGTCCTGGCGGATGGACCTATCAGCTGGTCCAGCGCAGCATGATGGTCTACGCGGTGGATAATGGCCCAATGGCTCCCAGCCTGATGGATACCGGACAGGTTACGCACTGCCGTGAAGATGGTTTCCGCTTCCGTCCACCTCGTAGCAATATCAGCTGGCTGGTGTGCGACATGGTGGAAAAACCAGTGCGCGTTGCCAGCCTGATGAGCGAGTGGCTGGTTAACGGCTGGTGCCGTGAAGCCATCTTTAACCTCAAGCTGCCGATGAAAAAGCGCTACGAAGAAGTGACGCAAAATCTGGCGATGATCGATGCCACCCTGAAAGAGCAAGGCATCAACGCCCAGATTCAGGCGCGCCAGCTTTATCACGATCGTGAAGAAGTCACGGTTCATGTACGCCGCATTTGGGCAGCCGTGGGCGGTCGCCGCGACGAACGTTAA
- a CDS encoding DUF423 domain-containing protein, which produces MSSRAMFIFAAISGFTLVAFGAFGAHVLSKSLGPAEMAWIHTGLEYQAYHTLAIIGLASAMLRRANIWFYWSSAALALGTVLFSGSLYCLALSHLKFWVFITPVGGLGFLIGWFLMLIGALRLKRKAERHE; this is translated from the coding sequence ATGTCCAGTCGTGCCATGTTTATTTTTGCAGCCATCAGCGGCTTCACGCTGGTGGCCTTTGGTGCTTTTGGTGCCCATGTGCTGAGCAAATCCCTCGGCCCGGCCGAGATGGCGTGGATTCATACCGGCCTTGAATATCAGGCGTATCATACGCTGGCGATTATTGGCCTGGCATCGGCGATGCTGCGCCGTGCCAATATCTGGTTTTACTGGAGCAGCGCCGCGCTGGCGCTCGGTACCGTGCTTTTCAGCGGCAGTCTCTATTGTCTGGCGCTGTCACACCTGAAGTTTTGGGTATTTATCACGCCAGTCGGCGGCCTCGGCTTTCTGATTGGTTGGTTTTTGATGTTGATTGGCGCACTGCGTCTGAAACGAAAGGCAGAACGCCATGAATAA
- a CDS encoding transcriptional regulator GcvA: MSKRLPPLNALRVFDAAARHLSFTKAAEELFVTQAAVSHQIKSLEDFLGLKLFRRRNRSLLLTEEGQSYYLDIKEIFSALNDATRKLQARSAKGALTVSLLPSFAIQWLVPRLSSFNTAYPGIDVRIQAVDRDEEKLADDVDVAIFYGRGNWPGLRVEKLYAEYLLPVCSPLLLTGDHPLKSPADLAHFTLLHDASRRDWQSYTRQLGLQHINVQQGPIFSHSAMVLQAAIHGQGVALANNVMAQSEIEAGRLVCPFNDVLVSKNAFYLVCHDSQAELGKIAAFRQWILAKAATEQEKFRFRYDH, from the coding sequence ATGTCAAAACGCCTTCCCCCGCTCAATGCTTTACGCGTCTTCGATGCGGCGGCACGCCATTTGAGCTTCACTAAAGCTGCTGAAGAGTTGTTTGTTACCCAGGCAGCTGTAAGCCATCAGATTAAATCTCTGGAAGATTTCCTCGGTCTTAAGCTGTTTCGCCGGAGGAATCGTTCGCTTTTGCTGACAGAAGAAGGGCAAAGCTACTATCTGGATATTAAGGAAATTTTCTCCGCGCTGAACGATGCAACGCGTAAACTTCAGGCGCGCAGCGCCAAAGGCGCATTGACCGTTAGCCTGCTGCCAAGCTTCGCGATTCAGTGGCTGGTACCTCGTCTTTCCAGCTTTAATACAGCTTATCCGGGCATCGATGTGCGTATCCAGGCTGTTGATCGTGATGAAGAGAAACTGGCGGACGATGTGGATGTGGCTATTTTCTATGGACGCGGAAACTGGCCAGGGTTGCGAGTGGAAAAACTGTACGCCGAATATCTGTTGCCGGTCTGCTCGCCGTTACTGCTGACGGGTGACCATCCACTGAAATCGCCGGCTGATTTAGCGCACTTTACGCTACTGCATGATGCTTCACGGCGTGACTGGCAATCTTATACGCGTCAGCTAGGCTTGCAGCACATTAACGTGCAGCAGGGACCGATTTTCAGCCATAGCGCCATGGTGCTGCAGGCAGCCATTCACGGCCAGGGCGTTGCGCTGGCCAATAATGTGATGGCGCAAAGCGAAATCGAGGCCGGTCGTCTGGTCTGTCCTTTTAATGACGTACTGGTCAGTAAAAATGCTTTTTATTTGGTTTGTCATGACAGCCAGGCAGAACTGGGTAAAATAGCCGCCTTTCGACAGTGGATCCTGGCCAAAGCCGCAACCGAACAAGAGAAGTTTCGTTTTCGTTACGATCACTAA
- a CDS encoding YgdI/YgdR family lipoprotein, protein MKKLAAVLAVCTMAFTLAACSSNYVMHTNDGRTIVASGKPKVDDDTGMISYKDANGNQQQINRSDVKEMVEMGQ, encoded by the coding sequence ATGAAAAAACTCGCCGCAGTGCTGGCCGTGTGTACCATGGCCTTTACCCTGGCTGCTTGTTCAAGCAATTACGTGATGCATACCAATGATGGTCGCACCATTGTTGCTTCAGGCAAACCTAAAGTTGACGATGATACCGGTATGATCAGCTATAAAGATGCCAATGGCAACCAGCAGCAGATTAACCGCTCAGATGTCAAAGAGATGGTTGAGATGGGCCAGTAA